The Peribacillus simplex genome contains a region encoding:
- the hflK gene encoding FtsH protease activity modulator HflK, which produces MVSLKRIYTITGLVFLILILGIVAISTWYTVDESDQAVIMTFGKVEQTITEPGLHFKLPWPVQSVEKLSKETFSLKFGYKEEDGEVKDYPSETKMITGDENIVLADLVVQWKITDPPKYLYNADDPEKILYDTTSAALRSIIGSTKIDDALTSGKAQIEADVRDLLSQLMEKYDVGISISAVKLQDVELPNEEVRKAFTNVTDARETANTKINEADKYENKRMNEAEGEKDALISQANGDKAARTEAARGDVAVFEKLLSEYKGNKGITKDRLIIETLEEVLPNAEIYIMNDDGNTMKYLPLRSLEKEETKKTPAPDEAAIPEEEMNKGNASEEKAAGEGGTKQ; this is translated from the coding sequence ATCGTTAGCTTAAAAAGGATATATACGATCACAGGACTTGTCTTTCTTATTTTAATTTTAGGTATAGTTGCGATATCGACCTGGTACACGGTTGATGAATCCGATCAAGCTGTCATAATGACGTTTGGTAAAGTGGAGCAGACGATAACGGAACCAGGACTTCACTTTAAACTTCCTTGGCCCGTTCAATCGGTCGAGAAATTATCCAAAGAAACATTCAGTCTTAAATTTGGATATAAGGAAGAGGATGGAGAGGTGAAGGATTACCCGAGTGAGACCAAAATGATTACGGGTGATGAAAATATTGTGCTGGCCGACCTGGTGGTCCAGTGGAAAATCACCGACCCTCCTAAATATCTATACAATGCAGATGATCCAGAAAAAATATTGTATGATACGACTTCAGCTGCATTACGGAGCATCATCGGCAGCACGAAAATCGATGATGCCCTTACATCCGGTAAAGCGCAAATCGAAGCGGATGTACGCGATTTATTGTCACAGCTAATGGAGAAATATGATGTCGGGATTTCCATATCTGCGGTTAAACTCCAGGACGTGGAGTTACCGAATGAAGAAGTGCGGAAAGCATTCACCAATGTAACGGATGCCCGGGAAACGGCGAATACGAAAATCAACGAAGCGGATAAATATGAAAATAAGCGTATGAATGAAGCGGAAGGGGAAAAAGATGCCCTCATTTCACAGGCTAATGGGGATAAAGCTGCCCGTACGGAAGCTGCCCGCGGGGATGTAGCGGTCTTTGAAAAATTACTCAGTGAGTATAAGGGCAATAAGGGGATTACGAAGGACCGCCTTATTATTGAAACCCTTGAGGAAGTATTGCCGAATGCAGAGATTTATATTATGAATGATGATGGAAACACAATGAAGTACTTGCCGCTCCGCTCGCTTGAAAAGGAGGAAACGAAAAAAACTCCTGCCCCTGATGAAGCCGCTATACCTGAAGAAGAAATGAATAAAGGGAATGCATCGGAAGAAAAAGCGGCAGGGGAAGGGGGCACTAAACAATGA
- the pnpS gene encoding two-component system histidine kinase PnpS — protein MTTYRKKLLYTLITLVMVVLMAVGFLLGHLFKSYYIKTFNDRIQNETFFISTYIQEHGGIESFLEKGKTAKLTPLLDSNLTILSTNGEILYDSTSSNEIFKGHANVLRKITLEKGLKHGEGFEVVEGESDLHYYWKTVEKDGEIEGFVVHSNEIEAINQVNKQMWQILIICLGVALIIILMLASKITSYYTRPIEEATMAAIELAKGNYGTRTFGRHSDETGMLTTSLNILARNLQETEIAREMNQDRLETLVENIGSGVLLIDSKGYTTLINREFKKSFRVNSATFLFQEYYSVIKDQEVIAIIEEIFRTEKTIKRQVKIPLAIERKHFEIYGAPIIGNHDEWKGILLIFHDITELKRLEQMRKDFVANVSHELRTPITSIKGFSETLLDGALKDEKTLKHFLSIILKESDRLQELIQELLNLSKMEQQEFVLNAGVVDITKVLGEIQEMLIGKLKEKEVSLEIKTSPEPVFIEGESDRIKQVFINLITNALTYTPNGGRVTVDIIENEQTVDIAVQDSGIGIEEKELPRIFERFYRIDKARSRDSGGTGIGLAIVKHIIEVHKGKINVESTPGTGTTFTVTLNKSLKGKM, from the coding sequence ATGACGACCTATCGTAAAAAGCTCTTATATACCCTCATCACATTGGTGATGGTCGTCCTGATGGCCGTGGGCTTTTTATTAGGACACTTGTTCAAAAGTTATTATATTAAAACGTTCAATGACCGTATACAGAACGAAACATTTTTCATTTCTACATATATTCAGGAGCATGGCGGTATCGAGTCCTTTTTGGAAAAAGGGAAGACGGCAAAACTGACACCCCTTTTAGATTCGAATTTAACCATTCTCTCCACGAATGGGGAAATATTATACGATTCGACATCATCCAATGAAATATTTAAAGGCCATGCCAATGTCCTTCGTAAAATAACTTTGGAAAAAGGGCTTAAGCATGGGGAAGGGTTTGAAGTGGTCGAAGGCGAATCGGACCTCCATTATTATTGGAAGACGGTTGAAAAGGACGGAGAGATTGAAGGCTTTGTCGTTCATAGCAATGAAATAGAGGCCATCAATCAAGTGAATAAACAAATGTGGCAAATATTGATCATTTGTTTAGGGGTGGCCTTGATCATCATTCTCATGCTTGCCAGCAAAATCACTTCATATTATACGCGTCCGATCGAGGAGGCGACGATGGCGGCCATTGAACTGGCCAAAGGGAATTATGGAACCCGGACATTCGGGCGGCATTCCGATGAAACGGGAATGCTGACAACTTCCTTGAACATATTGGCGAGAAATCTTCAGGAAACAGAGATAGCGAGGGAAATGAATCAGGATCGTTTGGAAACACTTGTTGAAAACATCGGTAGTGGTGTCCTGCTGATAGACAGTAAAGGGTATACCACATTAATCAACCGGGAATTCAAGAAAAGCTTCCGAGTGAACTCCGCTACGTTTTTGTTTCAGGAATATTATTCGGTCATTAAAGATCAGGAAGTCATAGCCATCATCGAAGAAATCTTTCGAACGGAAAAAACGATTAAACGACAGGTGAAGATACCGCTTGCCATAGAACGTAAGCATTTTGAGATTTACGGGGCCCCCATTATCGGGAACCATGATGAATGGAAGGGGATCCTCCTCATTTTCCATGATATCACCGAATTGAAAAGGCTCGAGCAGATGCGGAAGGATTTCGTGGCTAATGTATCCCATGAATTGAGGACCCCGATCACTTCTATTAAAGGCTTTTCTGAAACATTGTTGGATGGCGCCTTAAAAGACGAAAAGACCTTAAAGCACTTTTTATCGATTATCCTGAAAGAAAGTGATCGGCTGCAAGAACTCATTCAGGAGCTTCTGAATTTATCCAAAATGGAGCAACAGGAATTCGTTTTAAACGCAGGGGTCGTGGATATTACGAAAGTGCTTGGCGAAATACAAGAGATGCTTATAGGCAAGCTGAAAGAAAAAGAAGTATCCCTTGAAATTAAAACATCACCGGAGCCGGTATTCATTGAAGGGGAATCTGACAGGATCAAACAGGTTTTCATCAATTTGATTACGAACGCATTGACCTACACACCAAATGGCGGCAGGGTCACCGTTGATATCATTGAAAATGAACAGACGGTCGATATTGCAGTGCAAGACAGCGGGATCGGCATCGAAGAAAAAGAACTGCCGAGGATCTTTGAACGGTTTTACCGGATCGATAAGGCGAGGAGCCGCGATTCAGGAGGAACGGGCATTGGACTGGCAATCGTCAAGCATATAATAGAAGTCCATAAAGGTAAAATCAATGTGGAAAGCACACCTGGAACCGGGACGACTTTTACAGTCACCTTAAATAAAAGCTTAAAAGGAAAAATGTAG
- a CDS encoding response regulator transcription factor codes for MSKKILVVDDEQSIVTLLQYNLEQAGYSVITALDGEQGLEAAVDIRPDLVVLDLMLPKMDGLEVCKQLRQQKINIPILMLTAKDDEFDKVLGLELGADDYLTKPFSPREVVARIKAILRRSQLQSNGSESSQDQEDGLLKLGELKVFPERYEAFFDEQQLELTPKEFELLLYLAKNKGRVLTRDQLLSAVWNYDFAGDSRIVDVHISHLREKIEKDTKKPLYIKTIRGLGYKLEEPKKE; via the coding sequence ATGTCAAAGAAAATTCTCGTAGTGGATGATGAACAATCAATAGTTACCTTACTTCAGTACAATTTAGAACAAGCAGGCTATTCGGTAATCACAGCTTTGGATGGTGAACAAGGGCTGGAGGCTGCCGTGGATATACGCCCCGATTTAGTGGTATTGGATTTGATGCTGCCTAAAATGGACGGGCTTGAAGTATGTAAGCAGCTTCGCCAGCAAAAAATCAATATACCGATCTTGATGCTGACAGCTAAGGACGATGAATTTGACAAGGTGCTGGGACTTGAACTGGGGGCGGATGATTACTTGACCAAGCCATTCAGTCCTAGGGAGGTAGTGGCCCGGATTAAAGCCATTTTAAGAAGATCCCAGTTACAATCGAACGGCAGTGAATCAAGTCAGGATCAAGAAGATGGCCTCTTGAAATTAGGGGAATTGAAAGTGTTCCCGGAACGATACGAAGCATTCTTTGATGAACAGCAATTAGAATTGACTCCAAAGGAATTTGAATTACTTTTATACTTGGCGAAGAATAAAGGAAGAGTGCTGACCAGGGATCAACTGCTCAGTGCGGTATGGAATTATGATTTCGCGGGAGACTCACGAATCGTCGATGTCCATATTAGCCATCTTCGTGAAAAAATAGAAAAAGATACAAAAAAACCTCTATATATTAAAACGATAAGGGGCTTGGGGTATAAGCTTGAGGAGCCTAAAAAAGAATGA